The proteins below are encoded in one region of Vallitalea longa:
- a CDS encoding ArsR/SmtB family transcription factor: MESKIKYNIVADFMLSILRIVGEGDTHEYTDRFKLNPDIVDYVKNIKENMCPILGRDLKYFFKNFCKGVYAIIYYAIDEEINDIEKVLDNITNMTKEEFLNIFINKLDMEIPENVSDKELKKIIEEELKNDINDSDKVDIYMDYFRYPEQMKERLIFTLGQYYNQFFIKIEDKVKDFMDKKLQKHRQLLKEDKDKFFDTIVMLIDKDIVNNQKVDFFICYFNEIGLGLRFCDDKDIYTIIYGYGLEQKFDDNMKKMEYKELIKLLNDDNRFEIMSLLGKRAWYSKELADKLGITTATMSYHIKKISTLGILDIETGKNKRLYYRLNKNKLIKIVNNMLFEIIDA; this comes from the coding sequence ATGGAATCCAAGATAAAATATAATATTGTAGCTGATTTTATGTTATCTATTCTAAGAATAGTTGGTGAGGGGGATACTCATGAATATACTGATAGATTCAAACTTAATCCTGATATAGTTGATTATGTGAAAAATATTAAAGAAAACATGTGTCCTATATTAGGAAGAGACTTGAAATATTTCTTTAAAAACTTTTGTAAAGGGGTATATGCTATAATCTATTATGCTATTGATGAAGAAATTAATGATATAGAGAAAGTACTTGATAATATCACTAATATGACTAAAGAAGAATTCCTTAACATATTTATTAATAAGCTAGATATGGAAATACCTGAAAATGTTAGTGATAAGGAGCTTAAAAAAATTATTGAAGAAGAATTGAAAAATGATATCAATGATTCTGATAAAGTAGATATTTACATGGATTATTTTAGATATCCAGAACAAATGAAGGAACGTTTGATTTTTACTTTAGGGCAGTACTATAACCAATTTTTTATTAAGATTGAGGATAAAGTAAAAGATTTTATGGATAAGAAACTACAAAAACATAGACAACTATTAAAAGAAGATAAAGATAAATTCTTTGATACAATTGTTATGCTTATAGATAAAGATATAGTGAATAATCAAAAAGTTGATTTCTTTATTTGTTATTTTAATGAAATAGGGTTAGGACTTAGATTTTGTGATGATAAAGATATATATACTATTATCTATGGATATGGACTAGAACAAAAATTTGATGATAATATGAAGAAAATGGAATACAAGGAATTAATAAAATTATTGAATGACGATAACCGTTTTGAGATAATGAGCCTTCTAGGTAAAAGAGCGTGGTATAGTAAAGAATTGGCTGATAAATTAGGTATAACAACTGCAACGATGAGTTATCATATCAAGAAAATAAGTACCCTTGGAATATTGGATATTGAAACAGGCAAAAATAAAAGACTATACTATAGATTGAATAAGAACAAATTAATTAAAATAGTCAACAATATGTTATTCGAGATTATAGATGCCTAA
- a CDS encoding efflux RND transporter permease subunit: protein MKRFARMIVKHRKLVLIIGILLLLPSLYGMTNTRVNYDLLTYLPEELDSMKGQEVLDDVFHKAATGLLVIEDMESKDVLELKQKIDNIEGVEKTLWISDLMDITIPKEFLPSDIKDIFYSGDSTLMMIEFTHESASDETQTAIKDIRGIMNKQCFLSGMSAILRDTIKLADKETPIYVLVAVILAVIVLALTLESTIVPFIFLAAIGMAIVYNFGTNIFFGEISYITKSLAAVLQLGVTMDFSIFLLHRYEDELKISNNKEEAMAVAITKTATSIAGSSLTTIAGFLALAVMKLGLGKDIGFVMAKGVFLGVVCTITILPAFILTFNKLIHRFNHGTVLPSFNKTTNFIIKHYKKFVVLFILLFIPFIYGKSNTDVYYNLDESLPKNLDSIIALEKLKTGYDMTTTHMIAIDSDVPSYQAKEMIGKIEKLPGVQTAIGYDKLVGPAIPYEYVPEKLTDILEKDGYKLVLVNSSFKAATDEQNKQLQDINDIVKSYDENGMVTGEGALTKDLVELADVDFKNVSIASIAAVFVIILLVFGSISIPIILVGAIELAIFINMGIPYFTNTTIPFVSSIVIGTIQLGATVDYAILLTTRFREEIRHGHDKFEAMRISLLGSVKSIVTSALTFFGATVGVGFIADMEMIKSLTGMISRGAIISMFVIIFMLPALLLLFEGFISKTSRKWSRN from the coding sequence ATGAAGAGATTTGCAAGAATGATTGTAAAACATAGGAAACTAGTTTTAATAATTGGTATCTTGCTATTATTGCCATCTCTATATGGAATGACAAATACAAGAGTAAATTATGATTTATTAACATATTTACCTGAAGAACTAGATTCAATGAAAGGACAAGAAGTTCTTGATGACGTATTTCATAAAGCAGCAACGGGTTTGCTGGTTATAGAAGATATGGAATCAAAAGATGTTTTAGAACTAAAACAAAAAATAGACAATATAGAAGGTGTAGAAAAAACACTTTGGATTAGTGATTTAATGGATATCACTATTCCGAAAGAATTCCTGCCAAGTGATATAAAAGATATATTCTATAGTGGTGATTCGACTCTAATGATGATTGAGTTCACTCATGAATCAGCATCTGATGAAACTCAGACAGCGATAAAAGATATAAGAGGTATCATGAATAAACAATGTTTCTTAAGTGGTATGTCTGCAATACTTAGGGATACGATTAAATTAGCAGATAAAGAAACACCTATATATGTTTTGGTAGCAGTCATTTTAGCGGTAATTGTTTTGGCATTGACATTGGAATCAACAATTGTTCCCTTTATTTTCTTAGCAGCAATCGGTATGGCTATAGTATATAATTTCGGGACTAACATATTCTTCGGTGAGATATCGTATATAACGAAATCTCTGGCAGCAGTACTGCAACTGGGAGTTACGATGGATTTTTCTATCTTCCTATTGCACAGATATGAAGATGAGCTGAAAATAAGTAATAATAAAGAAGAAGCGATGGCTGTGGCAATAACTAAAACAGCTACATCCATAGCAGGAAGTTCATTAACTACCATAGCAGGTTTTTTAGCTTTAGCAGTTATGAAATTAGGGTTAGGTAAAGATATAGGATTCGTTATGGCAAAAGGTGTTTTTCTTGGTGTAGTATGTACCATAACCATATTACCTGCTTTTATATTAACATTTAATAAATTAATTCACAGATTCAATCATGGAACAGTATTACCTTCATTCAATAAAACGACGAACTTCATTATAAAACATTATAAAAAATTTGTAGTACTATTTATACTATTATTTATACCTTTCATTTATGGTAAATCCAATACCGATGTTTATTATAATCTAGATGAATCCTTACCAAAAAATTTGGATTCCATTATAGCTCTCGAAAAATTGAAGACAGGATATGATATGACTACGACACATATGATTGCCATAGATTCAGACGTTCCTTCTTACCAAGCTAAAGAAATGATTGGTAAAATAGAAAAGTTGCCAGGAGTACAGACTGCTATTGGTTATGATAAATTAGTTGGTCCGGCAATACCTTACGAATACGTTCCGGAAAAATTAACAGATATCCTTGAAAAAGATGGTTATAAATTAGTATTAGTCAACTCGAGCTTCAAAGCTGCTACTGATGAACAAAATAAACAACTACAAGATATTAATGACATTGTTAAATCATATGATGAAAATGGTATGGTAACAGGTGAAGGTGCGTTAACTAAAGATTTAGTTGAATTGGCAGATGTTGACTTCAAAAATGTAAGTATAGCATCGATTGCGGCTGTATTCGTAATTATCCTATTAGTGTTTGGGTCAATTTCAATTCCTATTATATTGGTGGGAGCTATTGAACTTGCTATATTCATCAATATGGGAATACCTTATTTCACTAATACGACAATTCCATTCGTATCTTCTATAGTTATCGGAACCATTCAATTGGGAGCAACTGTAGATTATGCAATATTATTGACTACTAGGTTTAGAGAAGAAATACGCCATGGTCATGATAAATTTGAAGCTATGAGAATAAGTCTTCTAGGATCAGTTAAATCAATAGTTACTAGTGCCTTAACATTTTTTGGTGCTACAGTTGGTGTAGGATTCATAGCTGATATGGAAATGATAAAAAGTTTGACAGGTATGATTTCCAGAGGTGCAATAATCAGTATGTTCGTAATTATATTCATGTTACCAGCATTACTTTTATTGTTTGAAGGATTCATATCAAAAACTAGTAGAAAATGGAGTAGAAATTAA
- a CDS encoding MFS transporter produces MNKTKKNTILFLLGKLVSLTGTRIYGFAMGLYILKVTGSALNFAVSILLSTIPAIIFGPIGGVIADKVDRKKLVLFSDFISGVIMFVAFGLSQIYGLQLWIIYMSTVFLSIFNTLFTTSFDAALPNLVDEARLGKVNSFNQSINSLTSIIAPIIGGIIYAVVPPTMFMIFNGVSFILSTISEYFIDFYWKVGKVKEKIVAKENQFFSDLKEGFKYIRNNSVLMIVLSVAIFINFLFTAINVAIPHIIVVQFSLSDNLYGIIESAFAVGSLFTSVVFASKLGKFKPVKMGFYLIALGIVNCLFSVPLIISNIGNMDIFVSVFYSILFFIMGFLIVVINIPLSVYMQKTTDDEYRGRVMALNATIVTAITPLGYLLHGLLLDLIPTSIIMIYTGVGIFLLAIFMVKKFKNNGSNEIIAGEMKVAEVEN; encoded by the coding sequence ATGAACAAAACTAAGAAAAACACGATACTATTTTTGTTAGGTAAATTGGTTTCATTAACGGGTACTCGTATTTATGGATTTGCAATGGGATTATACATATTGAAAGTTACAGGATCTGCTCTTAATTTTGCAGTAAGTATTTTATTATCCACAATACCAGCTATTATTTTTGGACCTATAGGTGGAGTAATAGCTGATAAGGTAGACAGGAAGAAGTTGGTTTTATTTTCTGATTTTATCAGTGGAGTTATTATGTTTGTTGCTTTTGGCTTAAGTCAGATATATGGACTACAGTTATGGATTATATACATGTCAACTGTATTTCTTTCAATATTCAATACTTTATTTACAACTAGCTTTGATGCTGCACTACCTAATCTAGTTGACGAAGCAAGACTTGGTAAAGTTAATTCTTTCAATCAATCTATCAATAGCTTGACATCAATTATAGCTCCTATTATTGGTGGAATTATTTATGCGGTTGTACCTCCGACAATGTTTATGATATTCAATGGGGTATCTTTTATTCTATCTACCATTTCTGAATACTTTATCGATTTCTATTGGAAAGTTGGAAAGGTCAAAGAAAAAATAGTAGCTAAAGAGAATCAATTTTTCAGTGATCTCAAAGAAGGATTTAAGTATATAAGAAATAATAGTGTATTGATGATAGTTTTATCTGTTGCAATTTTCATCAATTTCTTATTTACAGCTATAAATGTTGCTATACCACATATAATAGTAGTTCAATTTAGTTTATCAGACAATTTATATGGAATCATTGAATCAGCTTTTGCGGTAGGTTCATTGTTTACTTCAGTAGTTTTTGCAAGTAAGCTTGGAAAATTCAAGCCTGTTAAAATGGGTTTTTATCTAATTGCTTTAGGAATTGTTAACTGTTTATTTAGTGTTCCTCTTATAATATCTAATATTGGGAATATGGATATTTTCGTTTCTGTATTCTATAGTATATTATTTTTTATAATGGGATTTCTGATTGTTGTTATAAACATACCTTTAAGTGTTTATATGCAAAAAACTACAGATGATGAATACAGAGGAAGAGTAATGGCTCTTAATGCTACTATCGTAACAGCAATAACACCTCTTGGTTATTTATTACATGGATTATTACTTGATTTAATACCAACATCCATTATAATGATATATACAGGAGTTGGTATTTTCTTACTTGCTATTTTTATGGTCAAGAAATTTAAAAACAATGGAAGTAATGAAATAATAGCGGGAGAAATGAAAGTCGCTGAAGTAGAAAATTGA
- a CDS encoding pseudouridine-5'-phosphate glycosidase, with protein MLDYIDVKPEVKEALENNRPVVALESTIISHGMSYPENIESARTCESEIRKEGAVPATIAIIGGRMKVGLDDDELQYMGENKGIRKASRRDIPMIMAKRLDGATTVATTMLISNLAGIKVFATGGIGGVHRNAQQTFDISADLMELANTNVAVVCAGAKSILDIGLTLEYLETQGVTVIGYKTDDFPAFYTRRSGFGVDYNADSAKVIAKAIKVKEDLHLKGGMVIGNPIPKEYEMDYDFINEAINKAVEDAEKRGIKGKDITPFILAKIHNITEGKSLYSNKKLVYNNARVASRIAKELCCLRY; from the coding sequence ATGTTAGATTATATTGACGTCAAACCAGAAGTAAAAGAAGCATTAGAAAATAATAGACCTGTTGTAGCTCTTGAATCGACTATCATTTCTCATGGAATGTCATATCCAGAGAATATAGAAAGTGCAAGAACATGTGAGAGTGAAATAAGAAAAGAAGGAGCAGTACCAGCAACTATAGCCATCATAGGTGGAAGAATGAAAGTGGGACTTGATGATGATGAACTTCAATATATGGGTGAAAATAAAGGAATAAGAAAAGCTAGCAGGAGAGACATACCTATGATTATGGCTAAAAGATTGGATGGAGCTACTACGGTTGCGACTACAATGTTAATATCTAATCTTGCAGGAATAAAAGTATTTGCGACTGGAGGTATTGGGGGAGTACATAGAAATGCTCAACAAACGTTTGATATATCCGCTGACTTGATGGAACTTGCTAATACTAATGTCGCAGTAGTTTGTGCGGGTGCAAAATCTATATTGGATATAGGACTAACACTAGAATATCTTGAGACACAGGGGGTAACTGTTATAGGCTACAAAACAGATGATTTTCCAGCCTTCTATACTAGGAGAAGTGGCTTTGGAGTTGATTATAATGCTGATTCTGCTAAGGTTATTGCTAAGGCTATTAAGGTGAAAGAGGATTTGCACCTGAAAGGTGGTATGGTTATAGGTAATCCGATTCCAAAAGAATATGAGATGGATTATGACTTTATTAATGAGGCTATTAATAAAGCTGTTGAGGATGCAGAGAAGAGAGGGATTAAAGGTAAGGATATCACTCCATTCATATTGGCTAAGATACATAATATTACTGAGGGTAAGAGTTTATATTCTAATAAGAAGTTGGTTTATAATAATGCTAGGGTAGCTAGTAGGATTGCAAAAGAATTGTGTTGTTTAAGATATTAG
- a CDS encoding TetR/AcrR family transcriptional regulator: MSKIIENKKQKKNAIFSSAYELFVTKGFDKTAINDIVKKAGVAKGTFYLYFRDKKQILDHIILKKSSIIIKEAFEATMNREHENFIEGIIFFTNHTIEYLKDNIILLSLIYKNLSWGLYRKALNDTEVINDMDYIYKTFIDKLKDNDIPVEDVDKTLFLIIELIGSTCYSSIILNEPASIDEMKPILFNVIRKMLE, encoded by the coding sequence ATGAGTAAGATTATTGAGAATAAGAAACAAAAGAAAAATGCTATCTTTAGTTCTGCATATGAACTATTTGTAACAAAAGGTTTTGATAAAACTGCTATTAACGATATTGTTAAAAAGGCAGGTGTGGCTAAAGGTACTTTCTATCTCTATTTTAGAGATAAAAAACAGATACTGGATCATATTATATTGAAAAAAAGTTCGATTATAATCAAAGAAGCATTTGAAGCAACAATGAATAGGGAACATGAAAATTTTATTGAAGGTATTATATTCTTTACCAATCACACAATAGAATACCTCAAGGATAACATCATTCTTCTAAGTTTAATCTACAAGAATTTATCTTGGGGATTATATAGAAAAGCATTGAATGATACGGAAGTAATCAATGACATGGATTATATATATAAAACTTTTATAGACAAATTAAAAGATAACGATATTCCCGTGGAAGATGTAGATAAAACATTATTTCTCATTATTGAATTAATTGGCTCTACTTGCTATAGCTCAATAATTTTAAATGAACCCGCCAGTATAGATGAGATGAAACCTATACTTTTTAATGTTATAAGGAAAATGCTTGAATAG